ATGCCGGCTATTGTCCTGAGGCCTTGGAATTAATTTAAACGAGTGAGGGAAGAGTGAAAACGATTTTTGATTTTGATAATTTATTTACTTACGACCTGGCGAATAATCACCAGGGTGATGTGAAGCACGGATTGCGGATTATCAAGGAAATAGGGAAGGTTAATGCCGCTGCCGGAGTTCGGGGTGCCTTTAAATTTCAGTTCCGTCAGCTTGATACTTTTATCCATCCCGAATTCAAGGAACGGCAGGATGTGAAACACATTCCGCGCTTTATGGGTACCGCCCTGAGCCGGGAAGATTATCAGCGGCTGCTGGCAGCCGTGATCGATAATGGTATGTATACCATGTGTACCCCTTTTGATGAAGAGTCGGTGGATGTTATTCATGAGCTGGGGATTAAAATAATCAAGGTGGCCAGCTGTTCGGCAGCTGACTGGCCGCTGCTGGAAAAGATTGCCGCCGCCAACCAGCCGGTAGTGGCCTCAACGGCCGGGTTGAGTATGGATAAGATTGATCGTCTGGTCAGTTTTTTTGAAATCAAGAACGTACACTTTGCGCTCATGCACTGCGTGGCTCTTTATCCGACGCCTTTGGAAAAACTGGAACTCAATCAGATAAGGCTTTTGCAGGAAAGGTTTCCCCAGCTGCCCATCGGTTTTTCCACCCATGAAGATCCTAATAACTATATTCCCGTGCGTTTGTCCTATGCCCTGGGTGCGCGGCTGTTTGAACGTCACGTGGGGATCGGTACGGATAAGTATACTTTGAATGCATACTCATCGACGCCTGATCAGGTTGCCAGCTGGTTGTCGGCTTATAAGGAGGCCGTAGCGGCCTGTGGCGGGGAGAATCGCAGTCCGGCAACCCCATCGGAATTGGCTTCATTACGGTCTTTGATGCGTGGAGTGTATGCCCGGAATACTATGGCAAAAGGCGAAAAAATTACCCGGGATAAGGTCTTTTTTGCCATGCCGCTTCAGGAAGGACAACTGGCCAGTGGTGATTGGGTCGGGGGGATGGAAGCTGATGCCGATTATGCCGCCAACCAACCGTTGAATCTGGAGGTTGCTAATTCATCATTGCCGGACCGAGAGATTATTTACCGGATTATGCTCCAGGTTAAGGGGATGCTTAACCTGGCGCGCATTCACATCGGTCGGGAGAGCTCCATTGAAATATCTCACCATTACGGCCTGGAACGGTTTCGGGAGTTTGGGGCGGTGATCATTGACTGCATTAACCGCCAGTACTGCAAAAAGCTGGTGATCATGCTTCCCCGTCAGAAACATCCTTATCACTATCATGAGAAAAAAGAGGAAACCTTCCAGCTGCTTTGTGGGGATTTGGATGTGGAACTTGGCGGTCGGCGGATCAAGGCGGAGCCAGGTGATACTATTCTGGTTAAACCAGGTGAATGGCACAAGTTTCACACCCTTGACGGGGCAATCTTTGAAGAAGTATCCACAACCCATTATAATAATGATTCTTTTTATGAAGATGAGCGGATTGCCCGTTTGCCCCGGGAATCCAGAAAAACGGTGATTCCAAACTGGCATGCTATCCAGGGAAAAAAGAAATTATAGCGATGAAAACCAGCAGGAATTTCAAGAAAAAACCACCATATCAATAAAATGGGGCGCTGTTTGACTCCTCACAAAACCATCAAAGTCATCGTTCTTGATTTTGATGGTACCCTCATTGATTCCAATCGCTTGAAATCTGAAGCTTTTTTTAAGCTTTTTTCTGACTGGATGACCCGGGATATCGTTCGTGCCGTGCTGGATGAAATGTTTGAAGCCAGCCGTTATGAAATCCTGGCTGAAATTCTCGCGCGGCGTGATCACCGCCGGCATGAGGACTGCCAGCCGGAAGTTCGATCCCTGGCAGCGGCTTTCAATGATATTGTCGTCGATGGCGCAAAACATTGCCGTGAAATCGAGGATGCCGTTGAGGCCCTTGACTTCCTCTCCTCCCGGGCCAGGTTGTATGTCAGCTCCACCACTCCCGAAGCTGCCCTGAAAGAGATTATCGCCTTTCGCGGCTGGACTGATTATTTTGTTGATGTTTTTGGTTACCCCCGGAAAAAGCCCGAAACTCTGGCTGGAATTATTGATCGGGAAAAGGTCGAAAACTCCGGCGTTGTAGTTGTCGGCGATGGTGAATCCGACCGCATTTCTGCCGGAGAAAACCGATGTGGATTTATTCAGGTTCATGAAGCTTTCCCTCTTTCTGAAGTTGTCTGGATGTTAGGGGATAACTGAAGGCAGCCTGAAGCCTGCCGGAAACTGCATGTATAAGAGGTTCGCATGATAGATGGCCGTAAGATTCTGGTGGTGGTGCCGGCCAGGGGTGGGAGTAAGGGGGTTAAGCTCAAAAATCTGCGACCCCTTGGCGGTGTGCCGCTGGTGGGTCTGGTCGGGAAGCTGGTCAAAAAGCTCGATTATGTTGATCGGGCGGTGGTTTCCACCGACCACCCTGATATTGCCGCCGCTGCTTTACAAAGCGGGATTGAGGCGCCTTTTCTGCGTCCTGAAAGCCTTTCCGGTGATCGAATTGCTGACTGGGATGTTCTTTATCATGCCCTGTTGGCCTGTGAAGAAGAGGATCACTGTCGTTATGATATCGTCGTTATGCTTCAACCCACTTCTCCTTTTCGTCGTCCGTCGCAGGTGACGGAAACTGTTGTCCGCCTCATCGAAGGGGATTACGACGCGGTCTGGACCGTGAGCGAAACCGATTCCAAAGCTCATCCGCTCAAACAGCTGGTCCTTGATGGTGATCGCCTGGAATATTACGATCCGGCCGGAGCGGCAATTATCGCCCGGCAGCAGCTGGTTCCCGTTTATCATCGGAACGGGGTTGCCTATGCCGTCAGCCGGGAATGCCTGGTGACCAAAAAAAGCATTAAAGGTGATAAAACCTCTTACGTGGTCATTGACGATCTGCTGGTCAATATTGATACGGAACTGGATTTTAAATATGCCGAGTTTATTCTCCAGCAGGGTATTTTGCCGGATAAGCAGGGTGATTAACGTTACTGGATTAGCGATGTCATGAATCGCTCTCTAATTATACCGGTTGAAAACCAGGTTCGCGAACTTGATGCCAAGTTATTGCTTGCCTGTATTGCCGCCCGGCATGAATTTTCTGTTATTATCGGCTCCCGTCTGGAAATAAGTTTTCGCATCGGGGCATTCCCCCCCAGTATTTACCTGGCAAAAAGCATGACCGCCCGCAGCCTGAAAATGTTTCGGATCATGCGGAAACTGGGGCATGTCATCGCCGGTTGGGATGAGGAGGCCCTGATTCATCCTCCCGCCGAAACCTATTTTACCCGCCGTCTTTCTCCTGAAGCGATCGCCCATGTTTCCCACCTGTTTGCCTGGGGGGAAGAAAATGCCGAACTGTGGCGGCAATATCCTTCCCTGCCGCCTGATATGCCTATCCATCTGACCGGCAACTCCCGTGGTGATATGCTGCGGCCCGAGATGCAGCCTTTTTTTGCCGAAGAAACCGAGCAGTTGCGGCGGAAATATGGCGAATTTCTGCTCATAAATACAAACTTCAGCTTTGTTAATGCCTTTTACCCCGATCAGAACCTTTTTCAGCCGGTGAAAAACCCGGGTGAAAAACCACGTTTCGGCCGGGCAGCGGTGGGGATGGATCGCCATTTTGCCGAGGGACTGAGAGATCATAAACAAGCGGTATTTGAAAGTTTCCAAGCCATGATTCCCCGGTTGGAACAGGCATTTCCCGAACTGACGATTATTGTCCGGCCCCATCCGGTTGAAAATCCGGCCGTCTACCATCGATTGGCTGCCGGTTGCCGGCGGGTGAAAGTCATAAACGAGGGTAATGTCATTCCCTGGTTGTTGGCCTCTCGGGCAGTGATTCACAATGGCTGTACCACCGGGGTGGAAGCTTATATCATGCGGGTTCCGGCCTTAAGCTACCAGGAGCATGGTGATCCCGGGTATGATAACGGTTTTTACCGGCTTCCCAACGTCTTGAGCCACCAGTGCTATGATTTTTCCGGCCTCAGGGAATCAATCAGCAGTATATTGGCTGGGAAAATGGGGGCTGCCGGCGGTCGGGAGCGCCGGGAGCTGATGGCAGGCTATCTGGCTTCGCAGGATGGCCCGCTGGCCAGCCGGAGGATTGTGGAGGCGCTGGAAAAAATTATTGAGGAATCTGCCAATAATCCTTTGCCCTTATTTTTTGAGAGGTTTACGGGGCGTTTCCAGGTGTCAAGACGCCGACTGGCTAAAACTATCAAGTCATTTCAGCCCAATTCCAAATATCGTCCGGAATTCCAACGTCATCGCTATCCCGGCCTTTCAACTGAGGAGTTGAGTAAAAGGATTAAGCGATTGCAGTCAGACCTTGGCTATTATCAGGAATTAGATACCGAAAAACTGGGGAATCATGTTTTCCGGATTACCCCCGGTCAGCCTTTATGACTTGTCGCAGGTTGAAGTGGACCCGACCGATGAGCGGAATATCGCCACTTATCCGGACGGGAATGCGGGTTTCTTCATTGAAATATATCTTTATCTCACCTGTTAATCCCATAAAAGAGAATTTTTCTGCTGCGCCTTCACCCTTTCCCGCCACCGGTCGGCTTACAAGCCGGTAGCAAGATAGAGCCATTTCCCCCTTTTTTACCAACTTGTTGTGGCAATCCTGTTGCTCAAGGTAATCAACTTGGAGCTGGATTGGCGCTTTCCTGATCAATTTTACCATATAATATTGTTTTTTGTTGAAAACACAGATTTCCTCCGGTCTTGAGTCTGGTTTTAATGTCTTTGCCGAAAGATAATACAAGATCAGTGACGGTTCAGAAATGATGGTGGTTGTTGATGTATTGCCGGGAAGGGAGTAGAAAGTTTTCTCTGTATTGCTCCAGAATTCCGGCTTGACCGTTTCTTCCGCTGAATCAGCTGGTTTTTTCCGGTAGCGATAGACTCCGGAAAGGGCAAAGATATAATCTTTCAGGTAATATTTCCTTCCTTTCAGCAGCCTCAACCGCCTGATTGCCGTACCATTTTCGGGGGAAAACCACACTTTAGTTTGGTAAAAGCGATTGGCTGCCAGATAGGGTTTGATAGTGGTGGTAGCTGAAAGGCAGAACCTGTGGGTATCCTGGGAGGTGTCTTCCACTGCGGCTGTGGGATGGTTTTCGTGTTGGTCCGGGAGGTCAGGTTGGCGGCCGGCATTGAGCTCCACCACCGCCGTTGCCGTACCAAAGAAAGTTTTTGCTTGATAGATCAGGGATTTCCAAGTGACGGAATCAGGATTAAGAGTGGGTGATGAGATTTTTTGCCCGATGGCCGGATTGACATAGATCAGGAGTAAGATGGAAATGAACAGGAAGATAAGCTTCAACGAAACCCTCCCTGGCGATAGGCCTGCCAGAATGATTTGCAAAGCTGGAATAAAGTTTCAGGTTTGCCGTCAGCCGGTTTTTGAAATGTAATGCCAGAATGCCGTTCAACTTTCCAGCGGATATAGCTGATTCCACCGTGAAAAGTCATTAACGCCTTGAGCAGTCGTAAAATGGAAAGCAACTTGCCCTGGATTTTTCTGATTTTCCAGCTTTGTCGGCAGTGTCGGCGGCTGAGCTCTGAAATCAAGGCGTAGCAGGACGCAGGGGTATCATTGGTACAGTTAATTCGAAAGGGAAGTGCCGGTAACGCAAGCCGGGTCAGCTGCTCATAGTAATTTTCGGCTATATTATAAAGATTTGTTGAGTATCCCTCCCGTTCAGGACGCAACTCAGCGCCATAGCTGAGGGCAAAAGCATGGTACCAGAGTTTTCGGGCATCAAAGTTGGACGGCAGGGTGGGAATGACCCGGGAAATAAAGGTGATGGCTGCCTGGGCGCTGCCTAGGTTGATTTGGGTAAGAATTTGTTCGGAACCATGGAATATAACCCTGAGCGGTTGGGCAAACCGGCACCAGAGATAAGAATGGAACCAGTGTTTTGAAGTTCCACGGATAAAATCATGCAGCGTCAGTACAGCGTATTTGGCTCGAATTGGCTGATTACCGGCGGTTGCCTCCAGATAAAAAACATTGGGTGGCAGCAGCTTGTTTAGCCAGGCCAGGTAGCTTTTTTTATAAGCATTGTGGTAGCTGTCTACCAGAACATAGAGATCAAGAATGCCACTATGATAATCACCGCTTCGTTGGCATGAGCCGTAAAACAGGATGGCTTGCAGGGAATTGCCAAACCGCTGCTGCAACTTTTCGACCAGGATATCGGTTGCCGGATCGACTACCAGGGCGGTTTGTTCGCTAATAAACGATAATAATGCTGCGGGAATATTCATGGCTGTAACTGGACAAAAGATAGCGTCCCTCCTTGGCGGACAGTAATCGGAGATTTTTCGTCAGCTGGATGATATATCTGGCCATCAAGGGTGTAGGGGCTGGTGCAATGGATTGTTGCCTGATCCACATTATGACTTCTATATCCGTGCTCCGGGGTGGCGTGTTGGGGTCGTTGCCTTCGGGTTAATTGGAGGATGGTGCGCAGCATATACCGTGGTTTAATGCTGACACTGGTGAAATGCAAAGGGCTATCTTCTTTCCCCCAATAGGGATGAAGCCCGAAAAAAAGCCGCTCAAGGGAGCTGACCAGGACTACCAGGTAGTCATTTTCAGTGGCCTCATGCTGTTGGTTCAAATGAATGGTCATGTGAACGGCCCGCAGGATTTTCCGGCGCTGAAATCCGAGCATCGCCAGCAGAAAACGAAACATGACCAGTCCCGGTCCAAGCTCCCCCCGGAGGCCGTGTCGATTAACCCGCTGATGGAAAAACTCAATGCCCTGGGGGATGGCCGCGGCGCCGAAAAACATGCCAAAGCGGGAAGCTGTACTGCCATTTTGCACCTCCAGGACCGGTCGTTGGATAATTCTGATTTTCCGGTTGTTCTGGAGTTGGAACAAAAGGCGTGATAATGCCTGGTTCCCTCGGCCGGGCAGGCCGATATCGCCGGCAGTCATACTCGTGGTCCCGGCTTTGAGGATAGCCAGCGGAGGGATATGGTCAAAAGGCTTCCGGTTGAAGAGGGAGGTAAGGACTGCCTGAATAGTACCGTCACCGCCATTAATAACCAGAAGTTTGATTCCCGCTTTGCCAAAAGCTGCCAGGACATTGGCAATCTCGGCGGGATCTCTGGCTTCACGATGCAGCACTTCAGGTCGGTTTTTCAATATTTTTTTGATGGAACTGAGGCCGCGTTTATTTCCCCCGCTTAAAGGATTGCTCAGTACCCCGATGGCCGGTTCCATCAGGTTGTCATGATCCCATCTCAGGCATTGTTGATGGTGGTTTTTCATGTCATAAAAGAAAGGTGCAAGCTTTAAGGTGCAAAGTTGGAAG
This genomic window from Pseudomonadota bacterium contains:
- a CDS encoding acylneuraminate cytidylyltransferase family protein, yielding MIDGRKILVVVPARGGSKGVKLKNLRPLGGVPLVGLVGKLVKKLDYVDRAVVSTDHPDIAAAALQSGIEAPFLRPESLSGDRIADWDVLYHALLACEEEDHCRYDIVVMLQPTSPFRRPSQVTETVVRLIEGDYDAVWTVSETDSKAHPLKQLVLDGDRLEYYDPAGAAIIARQQLVPVYHRNGVAYAVSRECLVTKKSIKGDKTSYVVIDDLLVNIDTELDFKYAEFILQQGILPDKQGD
- a CDS encoding acylglycerol kinase family protein, which codes for MKNHHQQCLRWDHDNLMEPAIGVLSNPLSGGNKRGLSSIKKILKNRPEVLHREARDPAEIANVLAAFGKAGIKLLVINGGDGTIQAVLTSLFNRKPFDHIPPLAILKAGTTSMTAGDIGLPGRGNQALSRLLFQLQNNRKIRIIQRPVLEVQNGSTASRFGMFFGAAAIPQGIEFFHQRVNRHGLRGELGPGLVMFRFLLAMLGFQRRKILRAVHMTIHLNQQHEATENDYLVVLVSSLERLFFGLHPYWGKEDSPLHFTSVSIKPRYMLRTILQLTRRQRPQHATPEHGYRSHNVDQATIHCTSPYTLDGQIYHPADEKSPITVRQGGTLSFVQLQP
- a CDS encoding N-acetylneuraminate synthase family protein; this encodes MKTIFDFDNLFTYDLANNHQGDVKHGLRIIKEIGKVNAAAGVRGAFKFQFRQLDTFIHPEFKERQDVKHIPRFMGTALSREDYQRLLAAVIDNGMYTMCTPFDEESVDVIHELGIKIIKVASCSAADWPLLEKIAAANQPVVASTAGLSMDKIDRLVSFFEIKNVHFALMHCVALYPTPLEKLELNQIRLLQERFPQLPIGFSTHEDPNNYIPVRLSYALGARLFERHVGIGTDKYTLNAYSSTPDQVASWLSAYKEAVAACGGENRSPATPSELASLRSLMRGVYARNTMAKGEKITRDKVFFAMPLQEGQLASGDWVGGMEADADYAANQPLNLEVANSSLPDREIIYRIMLQVKGMLNLARIHIGRESSIEISHHYGLERFREFGAVIIDCINRQYCKKLVIMLPRQKHPYHYHEKKEETFQLLCGDLDVELGGRRIKAEPGDTILVKPGEWHKFHTLDGAIFEEVSTTHYNNDSFYEDERIARLPRESRKTVIPNWHAIQGKKKL
- a CDS encoding surface carbohydrate biosynthesis protein, yielding MNRSLIIPVENQVRELDAKLLLACIAARHEFSVIIGSRLEISFRIGAFPPSIYLAKSMTARSLKMFRIMRKLGHVIAGWDEEALIHPPAETYFTRRLSPEAIAHVSHLFAWGEENAELWRQYPSLPPDMPIHLTGNSRGDMLRPEMQPFFAEETEQLRRKYGEFLLINTNFSFVNAFYPDQNLFQPVKNPGEKPRFGRAAVGMDRHFAEGLRDHKQAVFESFQAMIPRLEQAFPELTIIVRPHPVENPAVYHRLAAGCRRVKVINEGNVIPWLLASRAVIHNGCTTGVEAYIMRVPALSYQEHGDPGYDNGFYRLPNVLSHQCYDFSGLRESISSILAGKMGAAGGRERRELMAGYLASQDGPLASRRIVEALEKIIEESANNPLPLFFERFTGRFQVSRRRLAKTIKSFQPNSKYRPEFQRHRYPGLSTEELSKRIKRLQSDLGYYQELDTEKLGNHVFRITPGQPL
- a CDS encoding HAD hydrolase-like protein, yielding MGRCLTPHKTIKVIVLDFDGTLIDSNRLKSEAFFKLFSDWMTRDIVRAVLDEMFEASRYEILAEILARRDHRRHEDCQPEVRSLAAAFNDIVVDGAKHCREIEDAVEALDFLSSRARLYVSSTTPEAALKEIIAFRGWTDYFVDVFGYPRKKPETLAGIIDREKVENSGVVVVGDGESDRISAGENRCGFIQVHEAFPLSEVVWMLGDN